TACGATCACGACCGCACCGCGCGCTACAGCGATCAGTTCGCCCTCGGCACGCATATGGATTTGCAGAAAATCCTCGGCTGGGACGATGCCGAATTTCAGCTGACCGTTACTGAACGCAGCGGCAACAACATCAGCAACGACCGCATCAACGATCCGCGCGTGGGTGGTTTCACCTCGGCTCAGGAAGTCTGGGGCCGTGGCCAGACCTGGCGCCTGACGCAGATGTGGTATCAGCAGAAATTCTTCGACCAGAAGCTCGATATCAAGGTCGGCCGCTTTGGCGAAGGCGAAGATTTCAACAGCTTCCCCTGCGACTTCCAGAACCTGGCGTTCTGCGGCTCGCAGGTGGGTAACTGGGTGGGTGGCATCTGGTACAACTGGCCAGTCAGCCAGTGGGCAATGCGGGTCAAGTATCACCTGACATCGGAGTTGTACGCGCAGGTTGGCGTGTACGAACAAAACCCGTCGAACCTTGATCGCGACAACGGCTTCAAGCTCAGCGGCAGCGGCACCCAGGGTGCAATCCTGCCGGTGGAACTGGTGTGGACGCCCAAGCTCAACGGCCTGCCGGGCGAATACCGCGCCGGTTACTACTACAGCAACGCCAACGCCACCGACGCCTACAAGGACAGCAACGGCCAACCCGCTGCCCTGAGTGGCGAGGCTTACCGCAGTGCGTCGAGCAAGCATGGTGTGTGGCTGGGGATTCAGCAGCAGATCACCAGCATCGCCAGCGATCACAGCCGCGGTTTGAGCGTGTTCGCCAACGGTACGATGCATGACAAGAAGACCAACGCCATCGACAACTACGTCCAGGCCGGCGTCGTCTACAAAGGTCTGTTCGACGCCCGCGCCAAGGATGACATCGGCTTCGCCATGGCTCGCGTGCACGTCAACCCGGCCTATCGCAAGAACGCAGAAGCGACCAATCAGGCCCACACGGTTTTCGACTATGACGACCCGGCCTTTTTGCCGCCGCAAGACACCGAATACAGCGCCGAACTCTATTACGGCGTGCACGTGACCAACTGGCTGACCGTGCGCCCGAACCTGCAATACATCCGCCACCCCGGTGGCGTGAACGAGGTCGATGACGCACTGATTGGCGGGATCAAGATCCAGTCATCGTTCTAAATAGCACCACAAAACCCTGTAGGAGCTGGCTTGCCAGCGATGGCGGCGTATCAGTCAACATTGATGCGACAGGTATACCGCTACCGCCAGCAAGCCGGCTCCTACAGAGAGGTGATCAACCAACCGGTTTTTATCTGAACCCTGCCCGCACAGGATCGTCATCTACAGTGAACTTGCGCGGGACTACTTGAAACATCACGGAGAATCACACTATGAGCACTGATGGTGCCTTGAGTCGAAGCCGTCTATTGCCGAGCCTGCTCGGCATTCTGCTTCTGCTGATGGGCCTGGCCATGCTGGCCGGGGGGATCAAGCTGAGCATGCTGGGCGGCTCACTGTATTACCTGCTGGCCGGTATCGGCCTGGCGCTGACCGGCGTCTTGCTGATCGCCGCCCGCCGCGCCGCGCTGGGCCTCTACGCCCTGGTACTGTTCGCCAGTACCGTGTGGGCCCTGTGGGAAGTCGGCCTCGACTGGTGGCAACTGGTGCCGCGTCTGGCACTGCTGTTTGCCTTGGGCATCGTCATGCTGCTGCCGTGGTTCCGCCGTCCGCTGCTGCGCGCAGGCGCGGCGCCGATGGGCACGGGCGCCCTGGGCGTGGCCGTGGTCATTGCCGGCGTTGCCGCACTGGCCAGCCAGTTCACCAACCCAGGTGAAATCAAGGGTCAACTGGACCGTGACAGCGTGCCAGGCATGACCAACACCGCCCCGGCCATGCCCGACGGTGACTGGAACTCCTACGGCCGCAGCGCCCATGGCGACCGTTACTCGCCACTGGCGCAGATCACCCCGCAGAATGCGCACAAGCTGGTTGAGGCGTGGAGCTATCGCACCGGCGACCTGCCAGGGCCGAACGACCCGGGCGAAACCACCGCCGAAAACACCCCGCTGAAAGTCAACGGCATGCTTTACGTGTGCACGCCGCACAGCCAGGTGATCGCGCTGGACCCGGACACCGGCAAGGAAATCTGGCGTTTCGATCCGAAGCTTTCCACGCAAAACGCGGCGAACTTCAAGGGTTGGGCGCACATGACCTGCCGTGGCGTGAGCTATCACGATGACGCCGTCTACGCCTCCGAACAGAGCCCGACCGGCAGCGCCAGCCCGGCAGCTGTCAACAACGTCTGCCCGCGCCGGATCTTCCTGCCGACCGCCGATACCCGTCTGATCGCCCTCAACGCCGACACCGGCAAGATGTGCGAAGACTTCGGCGACAAGGGCCAGGTTGACCTGCGTGCCAACATCGGCGGCTTCGCTGCTGGCGGTTACTATTCCACCTCGCCACCCGCGGTCACCAAGGATCTGGTGGTCATTGGCGGCCACGTTACCGACAACGTCTCCACCGACGAACCGAGCGGCGTGATCCGTGCGTTCGACGTGCACACCGGCAAACTGGTGTGGAACTGGGACAGCGGCAACCCGGACGACACCACGCCGATTGCCGAGGGCAAGACTTACACCCGCAACTCGCCGAACATGTGGTCCATGTTCGCCGTCGATGAAAAACTCGGCATGCTTTACCTGCCAATGGGCAACCAGACCCCGGACCAGTTCGGTGGTGCTCGCACCCCTGAATCGGAGCTGCACGCCGCCGGCCTGACTGCGCTGGACATCGCCACCGGTCAAGTGCGCTGGCACTTCCAGTTCACTCACCATGACCTGTGGGACATGGACGTCGGTGGCCAGCCAACCCTGATGGACCTGAAAACCGCTGACGGCGTGAAGCCAGCCGTTCTCGCGTCCACCAAGCAAGGCAGCATCTACGTGCTGGACCGCAGCACCGGCCAGGCCATCGTGCCGATCAATGAAATTCCGGTGCCGCAAGGCGCGGTGGAAGGCGACCACACCTCGCCAACCCAGCCGAAGTCCGACCTGAACCTGATGCCGCCTCCGTTGCAGGAACGCGACATGTGGGGTGTCACGCCGTTCGATCAACTGATCTGCCGGATCGACTTCAAGTCCATGCGCTACGACGGCCCGTTCACTCCGCCGTCGCTGCAAGGTTCGATCGTTTATCCGGGCAACTTCGGCGTGTTCGACTGGGGCGGTATCTCGGTTGACCCGGTGCGCCAGATCGCTTTCGTGAACCCGAGCTACATGGCGTTCAAATCGAAAATGATCCCGGCCGCCGAAATCGCTGCCCAAGGCCCGCGCAAAAGCGAAACCGAAGGTGTGCAGCCGAACAAAGGCGCGCCGTACGGTGTAGTCCTCGAAGCGCTGCTGTCGCCTATGGGCCTGCCGTGCCAGGCGCCAGCGTGGGGTTATGTGGCGGCGGTCGACCTGACCACCCACCAAGTCCTCTGGAAGCACAAGAACGGCACCGTGCGCGACAGCTCGCCGGTTCCGATCCCGCTGAGCATGGGCGTGCCAAGCCTGGGTGGCACCTTCACCACCGCCGGTGGCGTCGGTTTCCTGAGCGGCACCCTCGACCAGTACCTGCGTGCCTACGATGTGAAAAACGGTAAGCAACTGTGGGAAGGCCGCCTGCCGGCCGGCGCGCAAACCACGCCAATGACCTACACCGGCAAGGACGGCAAGCAATACGTGCTCGTCGTCGCCGGCGGTCACGGCTCGCTGGGCACCAAGCAGGGTGACTATGTGATTGCGTACAAACTGTCCGAGTAAGTTGTAACGGCAGTAGTACAAAGGCGACGCCCCCACAGGCGTCGCCTTTTTTGTGCCCGTGTGAAAAACACTGTAGGAGCCGGCTTGCTGGCGATTGTGTCAGGCAACATCACCGTGGCTGACACACCATCGCCAGCAAGCCGGCTCCTACAGATGGCTGCATCGTCTCAGTA
The Pseudomonas sp. MYb327 DNA segment above includes these coding regions:
- a CDS encoding carbohydrate porin translates to MPDLHSSQDSAVFTMANCPKVLNLIGGLTALSLATCAHAAPAFDSDSPWMLGDWNGTRTELAEKGYDFKLDYTGEMGSNLHGGYDHDRTARYSDQFALGTHMDLQKILGWDDAEFQLTVTERSGNNISNDRINDPRVGGFTSAQEVWGRGQTWRLTQMWYQQKFFDQKLDIKVGRFGEGEDFNSFPCDFQNLAFCGSQVGNWVGGIWYNWPVSQWAMRVKYHLTSELYAQVGVYEQNPSNLDRDNGFKLSGSGTQGAILPVELVWTPKLNGLPGEYRAGYYYSNANATDAYKDSNGQPAALSGEAYRSASSKHGVWLGIQQQITSIASDHSRGLSVFANGTMHDKKTNAIDNYVQAGVVYKGLFDARAKDDIGFAMARVHVNPAYRKNAEATNQAHTVFDYDDPAFLPPQDTEYSAELYYGVHVTNWLTVRPNLQYIRHPGGVNEVDDALIGGIKIQSSF
- a CDS encoding glucose/quinate/shikimate family membrane-bound PQQ-dependent dehydrogenase is translated as MSTDGALSRSRLLPSLLGILLLLMGLAMLAGGIKLSMLGGSLYYLLAGIGLALTGVLLIAARRAALGLYALVLFASTVWALWEVGLDWWQLVPRLALLFALGIVMLLPWFRRPLLRAGAAPMGTGALGVAVVIAGVAALASQFTNPGEIKGQLDRDSVPGMTNTAPAMPDGDWNSYGRSAHGDRYSPLAQITPQNAHKLVEAWSYRTGDLPGPNDPGETTAENTPLKVNGMLYVCTPHSQVIALDPDTGKEIWRFDPKLSTQNAANFKGWAHMTCRGVSYHDDAVYASEQSPTGSASPAAVNNVCPRRIFLPTADTRLIALNADTGKMCEDFGDKGQVDLRANIGGFAAGGYYSTSPPAVTKDLVVIGGHVTDNVSTDEPSGVIRAFDVHTGKLVWNWDSGNPDDTTPIAEGKTYTRNSPNMWSMFAVDEKLGMLYLPMGNQTPDQFGGARTPESELHAAGLTALDIATGQVRWHFQFTHHDLWDMDVGGQPTLMDLKTADGVKPAVLASTKQGSIYVLDRSTGQAIVPINEIPVPQGAVEGDHTSPTQPKSDLNLMPPPLQERDMWGVTPFDQLICRIDFKSMRYDGPFTPPSLQGSIVYPGNFGVFDWGGISVDPVRQIAFVNPSYMAFKSKMIPAAEIAAQGPRKSETEGVQPNKGAPYGVVLEALLSPMGLPCQAPAWGYVAAVDLTTHQVLWKHKNGTVRDSSPVPIPLSMGVPSLGGTFTTAGGVGFLSGTLDQYLRAYDVKNGKQLWEGRLPAGAQTTPMTYTGKDGKQYVLVVAGGHGSLGTKQGDYVIAYKLSE